Proteins encoded together in one Undibacterium sp. CCC3.4 window:
- a CDS encoding MerR family DNA-binding transcriptional regulator, protein MATYTITELAREFDITPRAIRFYEDQGLLNPTREGPSGRSRVYTGRERTHLKLTLRGKRLGLSLSDIKSLVDMYRSPKDTEVQLQSFLSVLARHRAALEQQREDIEVMLAEIGAHEEETRQLLAQGV, encoded by the coding sequence ATGGCCACTTATACCATTACCGAATTAGCCCGTGAATTTGATATCACGCCGCGCGCGATCCGTTTTTACGAAGATCAGGGTTTGCTCAACCCGACTCGCGAAGGCCCGAGCGGGCGCAGCCGTGTGTACACCGGGCGTGAGCGCACCCATTTGAAATTGACCTTGCGCGGCAAGCGCTTGGGCCTCAGTTTGTCGGATATCAAGAGTTTGGTCGACATGTACCGCTCGCCCAAGGATACCGAAGTACAACTGCAAAGTTTTTTAAGCGTGTTGGCACGTCATCGTGCGGCATTGGAACAACAGCGTGAAGATATTGAAGTGATGTTGGCGGAAATCGGCGCGCATGAAGAAGAAACGCGGCAATTGCTGGCGCAAGGGGTTTGA
- a CDS encoding isovaleryl-CoA dehydrogenase: MLHLPGLSFDHGDDIAALREAIQQFAALEIAPRAAEIDRNDQFPMDLWRKMGDLGVLGITVGEEYGGANMGYLAHIIAMEEISRASASVGLSYGAHSNLCVNQIKRNGTEEQKAKYLPKLVSGEYIGALAMSEPNAGSDVVSMKLRADWKGDRWVLNGSKMWITNGPDADVLVVYAKNDLAAGARGMTAFLVEKNFKGFSVAQKLDKLGMRGSHTGELVFVDCEIPAENVLGGLGKGVNVLMSGLDFERTVLSGGPLGIMQACMDAVVPYVHERKQFGQPIGEFQLMQGKLADMYSTMMACKAYVYAVGQACDRATNPAAVRALRKDAAGAILYSAEKATWMAGEAIQTLGGNGYINDYPVGRLWRDAKLYEIGAGTSEIRRMLIGRELYAETC, translated from the coding sequence ATGCTGCACTTACCCGGTTTAAGCTTTGATCATGGCGACGATATCGCTGCTTTACGTGAAGCAATCCAGCAATTCGCTGCGCTTGAAATTGCTCCACGCGCCGCCGAAATCGATAGGAATGATCAGTTTCCTATGGATTTATGGCGCAAAATGGGCGATCTCGGCGTCCTCGGTATTACCGTCGGTGAAGAGTATGGTGGTGCCAACATGGGTTACCTGGCGCACATCATTGCGATGGAAGAAATTTCGCGCGCCTCGGCTTCGGTCGGTCTGTCTTACGGTGCCCATTCGAATTTGTGCGTCAATCAAATCAAGCGTAACGGTACCGAAGAACAAAAAGCCAAGTATTTGCCGAAACTGGTTTCCGGCGAATACATCGGTGCCTTGGCGATGTCGGAGCCGAATGCCGGTTCCGATGTGGTCAGTATGAAATTGCGCGCCGATTGGAAAGGCGATCGCTGGGTACTCAACGGTAGCAAGATGTGGATCACTAATGGTCCCGATGCCGATGTGCTGGTGGTCTACGCAAAAAATGATTTGGCAGCCGGCGCACGCGGCATGACGGCCTTCTTGGTAGAGAAAAATTTCAAAGGTTTTTCGGTTGCGCAAAAACTCGACAAGCTTGGCATGCGCGGTTCGCATACCGGTGAATTGGTGTTTGTCGATTGCGAAATCCCGGCCGAAAATGTGCTCGGTGGTTTGGGCAAAGGCGTCAATGTGCTGATGTCAGGCCTCGATTTTGAGCGCACGGTCTTGTCTGGCGGCCCGCTCGGCATCATGCAAGCTTGCATGGATGCGGTGGTGCCGTATGTACATGAGCGCAAACAGTTCGGTCAGCCTATCGGCGAATTCCAACTCATGCAGGGTAAATTGGCCGATATGTATTCGACCATGATGGCGTGTAAGGCCTATGTCTACGCCGTCGGTCAAGCTTGTGACCGCGCCACCAACCCGGCGGCAGTGCGCGCCTTGCGCAAGGATGCCGCCGGAGCGATTCTGTATTCGGCCGAGAAAGCCACCTGGATGGCCGGCGAAGCGATCCAAACTCTGGGTGGTAACGGCTATATCAATGACTACCCGGTCGGTCGCTTATGGCGCGATGCCAAGCTCTATGAAATCGGTGCCGGTACCAGCGAAATTCGGCGCATGCTGATCGGTCGCGAACTCTACGCCGAAACCTGCTGA
- a CDS encoding DMT family transporter: MCWGGTFIAGRLLANHIPPMIAAALRFAIASAVLLPLAWQREGGLPKLTRAQMQATFALGATGIFLYNICFFSALEHMVAGRTALFVAVNPIVTALALATLFGERLGGQRWAGIGIAFIGAAIVITRGDPLAAVHDLAQAFGPGEVFMSIAICAWAAYTIIGRHALTGLSPLAATTYAALWGLLLLSLGASTELTRFDSGLITWPDLAALAYLGIFGTVLGFVWYYEGVKAIGPSRTAVFNNLVPVFGISFAAVLLGEPILISMLIGGALVIGGVALTNRK, from the coding sequence ATGTGCTGGGGTGGCACCTTCATTGCCGGACGCCTGCTGGCCAACCACATACCACCGATGATCGCTGCGGCGCTGCGCTTTGCCATTGCCAGCGCGGTGCTGTTGCCGCTGGCGTGGCAACGTGAAGGCGGCTTGCCGAAACTGACGCGCGCGCAAATGCAAGCGACCTTCGCCCTCGGTGCCACCGGCATCTTTTTGTACAATATTTGTTTCTTCTCAGCTTTAGAACACATGGTCGCCGGACGTACCGCCTTGTTCGTTGCCGTCAACCCGATTGTCACGGCACTCGCGCTGGCCACCCTGTTCGGTGAGCGCTTGGGGGGCCAACGCTGGGCCGGCATAGGAATAGCGTTTATCGGCGCGGCCATCGTCATCACACGCGGTGATCCGCTCGCGGCCGTGCACGATCTGGCGCAAGCCTTCGGACCCGGCGAAGTCTTCATGAGCATCGCCATCTGCGCCTGGGCCGCTTATACCATCATCGGCCGCCACGCTCTGACCGGATTGTCGCCATTGGCCGCCACCACCTACGCGGCCTTGTGGGGGCTGTTGTTGCTCAGCTTAGGTGCCAGCACCGAATTGACGCGCTTCGACAGCGGCCTCATCACTTGGCCAGACCTTGCCGCGCTCGCCTACCTCGGCATCTTCGGCACGGTCTTAGGCTTCGTTTGGTATTACGAAGGCGTCAAAGCCATTGGTCCAAGCCGCACCGCAGTGTTCAACAACCTCGTGCCCGTGTTCGGTATCAGTTTCGCCGCCGTATTGCTGGGTGAACCGATCTTGATTTCCATGCTCATCGGTGGCGCACTGGTCATCGGCGGCGTGGCGTTAACCAACCGCAAATAA
- a CDS encoding catalase family protein produces the protein MPPPLATEQIPADEEKYVSDLRRRLQAKITAQYPQGIMRRDAHPKMHGLVRAYFIVEPDLPAALRVGVFKENRRYKAWIRFSNQNGTIQPDIKSDIRGMAIKLLGVPGKKLSDTTDVSGTHDFILISSDIFVTANVREFAGLIKAMTSNVLAILWYFATHWRVAYNLWHSMLKFANPLHISYFSTTPYLFGEQAVKYAVVPSTRTIDSLPHPAKVNFLRDAMVAQLTQEDALFDFSVQLQTDAVQMPIEDPGKLWSEQLSPFRKVATIRIPRQSFNSDIQRQFGEDMSFTPWRALPEHRPLGGINRARRVVYEAISAFRHQHNHLPREEPLSWEIPGLNADEQQNQNSRFQWGNTTTFKSEE, from the coding sequence ATGCCGCCACCATTAGCCACGGAACAAATTCCCGCTGACGAGGAAAAATACGTCAGTGATTTGCGGCGACGTTTGCAAGCCAAAATTACCGCGCAATATCCGCAAGGTATCATGCGCCGCGACGCCCATCCCAAAATGCATGGTTTGGTGCGCGCGTATTTCATCGTTGAACCCGATTTGCCGGCGGCTTTACGGGTTGGTGTATTTAAGGAAAATCGTCGCTATAAAGCTTGGATACGCTTTTCCAATCAAAACGGGACGATACAGCCCGATATCAAAAGCGATATCCGTGGCATGGCGATTAAGCTGCTCGGCGTACCGGGTAAAAAATTAAGCGATACGACCGACGTCAGCGGTACCCACGATTTCATCCTCATCAGCAGCGATATCTTTGTGACCGCCAATGTGCGCGAATTTGCCGGTCTGATCAAAGCCATGACCAGCAATGTGCTTGCCATATTGTGGTATTTCGCCACGCATTGGCGGGTGGCCTACAATCTGTGGCATTCCATGCTCAAATTTGCCAACCCTTTGCACATCAGTTACTTCAGCACCACCCCCTATCTGTTCGGCGAGCAGGCGGTCAAGTATGCGGTGGTACCGAGCACGCGCACGATAGATAGCTTGCCGCATCCGGCCAAAGTGAATTTTTTGCGCGATGCGATGGTGGCGCAATTGACGCAAGAAGATGCCTTATTCGATTTTTCCGTGCAACTGCAAACCGATGCCGTGCAAATGCCGATTGAAGACCCGGGCAAGCTGTGGTCGGAGCAGTTGTCGCCATTTCGGAAAGTGGCGACGATACGGATTCCACGGCAGAGTTTCAACAGCGATATCCAGCGCCAATTCGGTGAGGATATGTCGTTTACGCCATGGCGGGCCTTGCCCGAGCACCGCCCACTGGGTGGCATCAACCGCGCGCGCCGCGTGGTGTATGAGGCGATCTCAGCGTTTCGCCACCAGCATAACCATTTGCCGCGCGAAGAGCCGCTGAGCTGGGAAATTCCCGGCTTGAATGCCGACGAGCAGCAAAACCAGAACAGCCGTTTTCAGTGGGGTAATACCACCACTTTCAAGTCGGAGGAGTAA
- a CDS encoding pyridoxal-phosphate dependent enzyme, giving the protein MTTLHIATPLLEHRALSAATGKSVWLKMENTQPSGSFKLRGIGLMCSRAAARGATHFVCPSGGNAGFAAAVAGVALAIPTTILVPVTTHESVRAAIRAIGATVIVSGQVWDETNEAAKALCAAPGSVYIPPFDHADIWDGNASVIDELADGFDFDVVICSVGGGGLLSGVVQGLQRNGLAAVPVIAVETAGAASLQAAVAAGAVVTLPAITSIASSLGARRVAQHAYDLTLEHVIHSVTVSDAAAVAACLAFADEMRTLVEPACGAALAVVYQQLPVLAAFTRPLIIICGGIGVDVAKLAAWKSDFNLP; this is encoded by the coding sequence ATGACAACTCTGCACATCGCCACACCACTGCTCGAGCACCGCGCACTGTCTGCTGCCACAGGAAAATCCGTTTGGTTGAAGATGGAAAATACGCAGCCATCCGGCTCGTTCAAACTGCGCGGCATCGGCCTCATGTGTAGTCGCGCGGCGGCGCGCGGTGCCACTCATTTCGTTTGCCCATCGGGTGGGAATGCCGGCTTTGCCGCGGCCGTGGCCGGGGTGGCCTTGGCGATCCCGACCACCATCCTCGTGCCGGTTACCACGCACGAAAGCGTGCGCGCAGCTATCCGTGCCATCGGCGCGACGGTGATCGTCAGCGGCCAGGTCTGGGATGAAACCAATGAAGCGGCGAAAGCGCTGTGCGCCGCGCCCGGCAGTGTCTACATTCCACCGTTTGACCATGCCGATATTTGGGATGGCAATGCCAGCGTCATCGATGAGCTGGCGGATGGCTTCGATTTCGATGTCGTGATTTGCTCGGTCGGTGGTGGTGGTTTGCTCAGCGGTGTAGTGCAGGGTTTGCAGCGCAATGGCTTGGCGGCGGTGCCGGTGATTGCCGTCGAAACGGCGGGGGCAGCCTCTTTGCAGGCGGCCGTGGCAGCCGGCGCAGTGGTTACGCTGCCAGCCATCACTTCCATCGCCAGCAGCTTGGGCGCGCGCCGTGTGGCGCAACACGCCTATGATCTGACGCTTGAGCATGTGATCCACAGCGTCACCGTCAGCGATGCGGCGGCGGTGGCAGCTTGTTTGGCGTTCGCCGATGAGATGCGCACTCTGGTTGAACCGGCTTGCGGTGCCGCTTTGGCGGTGGTGTACCAACAATTACCGGTGTTGGCAGCATTTACTCGGCCATTGATCATTATTTGTGGCGGTATCGGGGTAGATGTGGCTAAACTGGCAGCTTGGAAATCCGACTTCAACCTGCCTTGA
- a CDS encoding peroxidase: MSHTLDLLDIQANVLRAYGRFGYPKARYVFLNIRHAARARSFVAAITARVTTAVAWGTGADEVPAPPWTVNIAFTYQGLKELELPRSSLIGFSAEFVEGMKHRKDMLGDDGVSAPEHWDPIWRENRETRDKDVHIFISLNAQAPQPTSADLAGIQQALAQSESNLQQAYAWLQSIIAASAGGVMVLGGHRGDQGALLDYQDVAVVLENGLPTAKEHFGYTDGIGDPVFEGVPYEAARVRGRGKQMADGSWAALATGEFLLGHIDEAHEYPPAPRPVLLSRNGTYMVYRKLHENVASFDRYLQQEGAKYPGGAELLAAKFVGRWRDNGAPLVSAPDHAKKQEFDAAFAAADPQQRDRMLSDFSYDDDMSGAKCPFSAHMRRINPRASLQMGREAGDLPGSLKTMSGAFDTPGALSNRRRILRRGLPYGKVVDRSRDDGNHGIVIMMLNADIKRQFEFIQQQWINYGNDFKAANDKEILLGNHSSDPHLASKAVLQVDPAGDEAPYLLANIPRFVETRGGEYFFIPSLTALRMIARGIVDPT; the protein is encoded by the coding sequence ATGAGCCACACTCTCGATTTACTCGATATTCAAGCCAATGTACTGCGCGCTTATGGACGCTTCGGCTACCCGAAAGCCCGCTATGTTTTTCTCAACATTCGCCATGCGGCACGCGCGCGCAGTTTTGTCGCCGCCATCACCGCACGTGTCACTACGGCCGTGGCCTGGGGCACCGGTGCCGATGAAGTGCCGGCACCACCGTGGACCGTGAATATCGCCTTCACTTATCAAGGTTTGAAAGAATTGGAATTACCGCGCAGTTCTTTGATCGGCTTTTCAGCGGAATTCGTCGAAGGCATGAAACATCGCAAAGATATGCTCGGCGACGATGGCGTCAGCGCGCCCGAACACTGGGATCCGATCTGGCGCGAGAACCGCGAAACCCGCGATAAAGACGTACATATTTTCATTTCACTCAATGCCCAAGCGCCACAACCGACATCAGCCGACTTGGCGGGAATACAACAGGCATTGGCACAGAGTGAGAGCAATCTACAACAAGCCTATGCCTGGCTGCAGTCCATCATCGCCGCCAGCGCCGGCGGCGTGATGGTGCTCGGCGGCCATCGTGGCGATCAGGGTGCCCTGCTCGATTATCAAGATGTCGCGGTCGTGCTGGAAAATGGTTTGCCTACCGCCAAAGAACATTTCGGGTATACCGATGGTATCGGTGATCCGGTGTTTGAAGGCGTGCCCTACGAGGCCGCGCGCGTGCGCGGACGCGGCAAGCAAATGGCGGATGGCAGTTGGGCGGCGCTGGCGACCGGTGAATTTTTGCTCGGCCACATCGATGAAGCGCACGAATACCCGCCGGCACCGCGGCCAGTTTTACTGTCACGCAACGGTACCTACATGGTCTACCGCAAGCTGCATGAAAATGTCGCCAGCTTCGACCGTTATCTGCAACAAGAAGGGGCGAAATATCCGGGCGGTGCGGAATTGCTGGCAGCCAAATTCGTCGGCCGCTGGCGCGACAATGGTGCGCCGCTGGTGAGCGCGCCGGATCATGCAAAAAAACAAGAATTCGATGCCGCTTTCGCCGCCGCCGACCCGCAGCAGCGCGACCGCATGCTGAGCGACTTCAGCTACGATGACGATATGAGCGGGGCTAAATGTCCGTTCAGTGCCCACATGCGGCGCATCAATCCGCGTGCCTCGCTGCAGATGGGGCGTGAAGCGGGTGACTTGCCCGGCTCTTTGAAAACCATGAGCGGCGCCTTCGACACACCGGGCGCGCTGAGCAACCGCCGGCGCATTTTACGCCGGGGTCTGCCCTACGGCAAAGTGGTGGATCGCAGCCGCGACGATGGCAATCATGGCATCGTGATCATGATGCTCAATGCCGACATCAAGCGCCAATTTGAATTCATCCAGCAACAATGGATTAATTACGGCAATGATTTCAAGGCCGCTAACGACAAGGAAATTTTGCTCGGTAACCACAGCAGCGATCCGCATCTGGCCAGCAAGGCGGTACTGCAAGTTGATCCGGCTGGCGACGAGGCACCATACCTGTTGGCAAATATTCCGCGCTTCGTCGAAACCCGCGGCGGCGAATATTTTTTCATCCCCAGCTTAACGGCGCTACGTATGATTGCACGCGGCATCGTCGACCCGACCTGA
- a CDS encoding MBL fold metallo-hydrolase: MNELEQQLHYPFGETLPEAGKTMEVAPGVLWVRMGLPFALNHINLWLLEDEIDTEHGRVHGWTVIDCGISNDATRDAWEVLFGNIDNHLRGLPIVRVIATHCHPDHVGLADFLCSRWKVQLWMTAGEYAFARMMSASLPGADGSAMFPHFRRHGLVDPAQQERMQERKSYYTRLVPTVPAAYRRMQEGSDVLIHGRHWEVICGYGHSPEHASLYNAELNCLISGDMLLPRISTNVSVFAIEPEADPVRLYLESLEKYQRLPADTLVLPSHGKPFRGMHTRITQLQEHHAARLEEVRLACAVPQSAADIVPLMFTRALDAHQLSFALGEALAHLHKLWFDGVLQRHLGADGVFRFVSLQPN; the protein is encoded by the coding sequence ATGAATGAACTAGAACAACAATTGCACTATCCGTTTGGCGAAACCTTGCCCGAAGCCGGGAAAACCATGGAAGTCGCACCCGGCGTGTTATGGGTCAGAATGGGCTTACCGTTTGCCTTGAACCACATCAATCTGTGGCTGCTCGAAGATGAAATCGATACCGAACACGGCCGCGTACATGGCTGGACCGTGATCGATTGCGGCATTTCCAACGATGCCACCCGCGACGCTTGGGAAGTCTTGTTCGGCAACATCGACAACCACCTGCGCGGCTTGCCTATCGTGCGCGTGATCGCCACGCACTGCCATCCTGACCATGTCGGCCTGGCCGATTTTCTCTGTAGTCGCTGGAAAGTGCAGTTATGGATGACCGCCGGCGAGTACGCGTTTGCGCGCATGATGTCAGCCAGCTTGCCGGGGGCCGATGGCAGTGCGATGTTCCCGCATTTTCGCCGCCATGGCTTGGTCGATCCGGCCCAACAAGAACGCATGCAGGAACGCAAATCCTACTACACCCGGCTGGTACCGACCGTCCCGGCGGCCTATCGTCGTATGCAAGAAGGCAGTGATGTGTTAATCCACGGACGCCACTGGGAAGTGATCTGCGGTTACGGCCACTCGCCCGAACATGCTTCGCTGTACAACGCCGAATTGAATTGCCTGATTTCCGGTGACATGCTGTTGCCGCGCATTTCCACCAATGTATCGGTGTTTGCCATCGAACCGGAAGCCGATCCGGTACGCCTGTACCTCGAGTCGCTGGAAAAATATCAGCGCTTGCCGGCCGACACCTTGGTACTGCCATCGCATGGCAAACCGTTTCGCGGCATGCACACGCGTATCACGCAATTACAAGAGCACCATGCGGCCCGCCTCGAAGAAGTCCGGCTCGCCTGCGCCGTACCACAATCGGCGGCCGACATCGTGCCGCTGATGTTTACCCGCGCGCTCGACGCCCACCAGCTCAGCTTCGCGCTCGGCGAAGCCTTGGCACATTTACACAAACTGTGGTTCGACGGCGTGCTGCAGCGTCATCTCGGCGCGGATGGCGTATTTCGCTTCGTCAGTCTTCAGCCGAATTGA
- the ygiD gene encoding 4,5-DOPA dioxygenase extradiol, with protein MSALPPAAMRMPAIFVGHGSPMNALDDNDYTRFLHSWGQSLPRPRAILVVSAHWMTSAAIAFGAQPASRTIHDFGGFPPALYALSYPAPGAPALAQTAADLIRSYPAELRSDWGLDHGAWTVLRHMYPAADIPVWQVSLVDGLDGAAHYQFGRELAALREQGVLILGSGNIVHNLRALDFGTPDAAHASRAWAADFDAAVAAALTKRDDAALCEYQHLNGAALAVPTPEHFLPLLVVLGAAAASEAASTVFQQFQLGTLGMRSVQFG; from the coding sequence ATGTCAGCACTTCCCCCCGCCGCGATGCGTATGCCAGCTATTTTTGTCGGTCATGGTAGCCCCATGAATGCGCTCGACGACAATGATTACACGCGCTTTTTACATAGTTGGGGCCAGAGTTTGCCGCGCCCGCGGGCGATTCTGGTGGTGTCGGCGCATTGGATGACGAGCGCGGCGATTGCGTTCGGCGCACAGCCTGCGTCGCGCACGATACACGATTTCGGCGGCTTTCCGCCGGCCTTGTATGCGCTCAGCTATCCGGCGCCCGGTGCACCGGCCTTGGCGCAGACCGCCGCCGACTTGATCCGCAGTTACCCAGCCGAGTTACGCAGCGATTGGGGGCTCGATCATGGGGCTTGGACGGTGCTGCGGCATATGTACCCGGCCGCCGATATACCGGTGTGGCAAGTGTCTTTGGTCGATGGTCTCGATGGCGCGGCGCATTACCAATTTGGCCGCGAGCTGGCCGCTTTGCGTGAACAGGGGGTGTTGATCTTGGGTAGTGGAAACATTGTCCATAATCTGCGCGCGCTCGATTTCGGCACGCCCGATGCCGCGCACGCCAGCCGCGCGTGGGCGGCGGACTTTGATGCGGCGGTCGCGGCCGCCCTGACGAAGCGCGATGATGCGGCACTGTGCGAGTATCAGCACCTGAACGGGGCAGCGCTGGCCGTGCCGACACCTGAGCATTTTTTACCTTTGCTGGTCGTGCTTGGTGCCGCCGCTGCCAGCGAGGCGGCGAGCACGGTGTTTCAGCAGTTTCAGCTCGGTACGCTCGGTATGCGCAGCGTTCAATTCGGCTGA
- a CDS encoding methyl-accepting chemotaxis protein — translation MQNFSFRKHGDLLLALLLLAAGTLTLLSQTLTVLNTVVGLLILLCGIYLVWSLHTARLRENLTEQHSPVHKYDPAPELPNLVHHVLPLWDAHVASVKQQTQTAVEELIGSFASMVNEFDAAGFGGVANLDSSKNSDATITLLQLCKKELAPVVSSFSNMIESKDELLHCIRDLAKSTNELNAMAQEVGQIAAQTNLLAINAAIEAARVGVHGRGFAVVAGEVRKLSHMSAETGRRMTERVKNVAEVMKTALTTADRAAIQDSKVLEVSGAVVRDVLSHVEAMGSAAEDLRAHGNHIRGNIEELLVSLQFQDRTSQLLDVIRQDINKMQANVAFAGDIALPATEQWLADLQSTYTMSDEYRNHGNTDASSANNDSEITFF, via the coding sequence ATGCAGAATTTTTCTTTCCGTAAACATGGCGATCTGCTGCTCGCATTGCTCCTCTTGGCAGCAGGCACACTGACGCTGCTATCACAGACATTGACTGTGCTTAATACCGTGGTTGGCTTGCTGATACTGCTTTGCGGCATATATCTGGTATGGTCACTACATACGGCACGACTGCGTGAAAACCTGACAGAGCAGCATAGTCCGGTACACAAATACGATCCGGCACCGGAATTACCGAATTTGGTCCATCACGTCTTGCCGCTCTGGGATGCCCATGTCGCCTCGGTCAAACAGCAAACGCAAACAGCAGTAGAAGAATTGATCGGCAGCTTTGCTTCCATGGTCAATGAATTCGATGCCGCCGGCTTTGGTGGCGTGGCTAATCTGGACAGCTCAAAAAACTCTGACGCCACAATCACCTTGCTGCAACTTTGCAAAAAAGAGCTGGCACCGGTGGTGTCGTCTTTTTCCAACATGATAGAAAGTAAAGACGAATTACTGCATTGCATACGCGATCTGGCAAAATCGACCAATGAACTCAATGCCATGGCCCAAGAAGTTGGACAAATTGCCGCGCAAACCAATCTGCTGGCCATCAATGCCGCCATCGAAGCCGCCCGGGTCGGCGTGCATGGACGCGGCTTTGCCGTGGTAGCTGGCGAGGTGCGCAAGCTCTCGCACATGTCGGCCGAAACCGGACGACGAATGACCGAGCGCGTCAAGAATGTGGCCGAGGTGATGAAAACCGCCTTAACGACCGCCGACCGTGCCGCCATTCAAGACAGCAAAGTGCTGGAAGTCTCGGGTGCCGTAGTACGCGACGTACTCTCGCATGTGGAAGCCATGGGCAGTGCTGCCGAAGATTTGCGCGCTCATGGCAATCATATTCGCGGCAATATCGAAGAACTGCTGGTCAGTTTGCAATTTCAAGATCGCACCAGCCAATTACTCGACGTGATACGTCAAGATATCAACAAGATGCAAGCGAACGTCGCGTTTGCCGGTGACATTGCGCTACCGGCTACCGAGCAATGGTTGGCAGACTTGCAGTCGACTTACACCATGAGCGATGAATACCGCAATCATGGCAACACCGATGCCAGCAGCGCCAACAACGATTCCGAAATCACTTTCTTTTAA